CCCCTGGACCTTGGACTACGGGGGTCAGCTCCCACcccttcctcattctctgaaaCAGTACTACCGTGGTCCTTCACGCACTCTGAGCTGCTTTCATTTCTAGCCCCTGCATTTTGTCCTTCACTAGTGCACTGGCAAGCTGCCAGCTGACTCTCTGCAATTCTGCTATCAGTTGAAATTCCTAAGGGCAGGGAAGTTGACTTTCGGCTATAATCATCCTGTCTTGCAGttaactctccctctctcttcctggttacttccttcactgggagctggctgcaaactttccctgggggctggctcattcatgacagtTGATGAGGGCTAAGGAGCCtttcttgggacgcgggtggcgctgtgggttaagccacagagcttaggacttgccgatcagaaggtcggctgttcgaatccccgcaacagggtgagctccagttgctcggtccctgctcctgccaacctagcagttcgaaagcacgtcaaagtgcaagtagataaataggtaccgctctggcgggaaggtaagcggcgtttccgtgcgctgctctggttcgccagaatcggcttagtcatactggccacatgacctggaagctgtacgccagctccctcggccaataaagagagatgagcgccgtaaccccagagtcgtccgcgactggacctaatggtcaggggtccctttatctttaaggaGCCTTTCTTAGCCTTAAGTACTAACCTTTGTCATGAGTTTACACTCTTTGCTTTTTTATTAATCTCCAAGCCCAACTCAAACATAAGAACTGATGCTTTTCACCTAACTATCTAGGAATCCATGGTCACCCAAGAAACTTTGTTTGTCTCTGTTGAAGAAAATTTCTTCTGGaacaacacactcacacaccttgCATTTTACCCTTGGCTTCCCTTCATTCCTATGCTGAGGAGATTGCCATGTCACCACCATCAACCCCAACAGACCTCAACCTTGCAGAATCAGGAAATGCATTAAACTCTCTCAAGTccacccctccctctccttcccctgccttCTGCTTTGAAGCCCCATGAAGTCCCCTTCTCTTGGGGAAACGTGTTCTCTTCCTTGTCTGTTGTCTCACCCTAAAATCTCAATTCCCCCTTTCCTCACTATCCATACCCTCCCATTGCAAAAGGGTGACTGTCCAAAGTCTCTAACCTGCATTCTTGTTATTTTTGCCTTAAAACCTTCTCAGAACCCCACTCTTGAACGCCCCCTAATTCCTGTGAATATCTCTGTTTCTCTTCTGCAAGCAAACAAGTctagtcacccacccaccctggttCTAAAAGAACTTTCACCCCTTGAGCCAACATCctctttctctgccttccttcaCCATACCCATGTTTTCAAATGAGTATCTAGGAAAATTTGAGTGTCAGATTGCATGTGAGAATTGCAGACTTGTGTCCAAACTGCATACGGTacttactcaaatctaatgcgccatagaatctaatgcacacctttatTTTCGAAACATAATTTGGCCCCCAAGAAGTGCGCATTAGATTTCAGTAAATATGGTACTTCATAACAGGTCATTAAATGATTGTCTCCCAGTACAGGCtcataagaaggaaggaaggaaggaaggaaggaaggaaggaaggaaggaaggaaggaatattgTAGTGACTTTTAGCTCAGAAGTACAACATATTTGAAGGACAGTAATCAAGGACAAATGGAATGAACCCAATAATTTCATTAAAATAATTTCAAGCGAAATGCTTTGACCAAGGCCCTCTTAACATCCTTATTCCTCAGACTGTATATCATAGGGTTTAGCATAGGAGTAACAATCCCATACAACATGGAAACAATTCTGTCCTGTTTGGGCGAATAGCTGTAGGTGGGGCGAACATAGGTGGCAATGGTGGTCCCATAAAACAGGAAAACTACAGTCAGGTGGGAACCACAGGTAGAAAAGGCTTTGCGCCTTCCCTCAGCGGACTGCATGCGCAAGATAGTAGAGATTATATAGACATAAGATATCAGAGTGACCAGGAAAGCACCACCTCCTAAAATGCCAGCCACAAGGAGAGCAACCAGTTCAGGGAGGTAGGTAGAGGAGCAAGAGGCAGCCATTAGTGGTGGGATATCACAGTAATATTGGTTAATTTTAAAGGGCTCACAGAAGGATAATGTAAAGGTCAATGAGGTATGAATCATGGAATTGATGAAGCCGGTTAGCAAGGTCCCAGCAGCCAGCTGAACACACCGCCTTTTGGTCATGATGTTTGTGTAGTGTAAGGGACTGCAGATAGCCACGTAGCGGTCATATGCCATCACTGAGAGCAAGAAGACTTCGGTGCCCACGGCATAAATCAGAAAGAAGAGTTGTAATACACAGCCAATAAATGATATTGTCTTGTTCTCCGACATAAAGATCTGGAGCATCTTTGGCACTGTCACTGTAGGGCAAAGGACATCCAGGAAAGACAGGTTGGTGAtgaagaagtacatgggagtcTGGAGGTGACTATCTGTTGCTATTGCTGTGAGAATTGCCCCATTTCCTGCCAGAGTGATCAAGTAAATCAGCAGAATTGCTACAAAGAGGAAGATTCGCACTTCTGGGAGATCAGACAGCTCTGTGAAGGAAAAATCTCTTGTTTCTGTGATATTGGTTTTCTCCATTGCCACTCAAATTGCATATCTAAAGTACGGAGAAAAGAAAGCAGATTTGTTAagagagcaataataataatataataatttattatttataccctgcccatctggctgggtttccccagcgactctgggcagcttccaacagaatattaaaatacaataatctattaaacattaaaagctgcccaaaacagggctgccttcagatgtcttctaaaagtctggtagttgtttttctctttgacatctggtgggagggcgtgccactgccgagaaggccctctgcccagttccctgtaacttggcttctcgcagtgagtgtactgccagaaggccctcggcgctggaccttagtgtcggGGCAAGAGCAGGGATCATTCTGTTTGTAACCTAAGGGTAGTTCTGTTATTAATAAGACAGCCAATTGGGAAGCAGGGTGCTGATGCTCCAACTCTATGGCATCTTAACCACCTCGGTCTACTTGATATCAATTTTAAGGGTGCCAGGCTCCTTCAATGTTCAGACATTTGTTATCTTTCTTAAAACTACATGTTTTACCTGCAACACAATGTTGCAATGTCCCCCCACAGTGTTTTATTCACTCCTTTCCACAGTGAGACATCACTTCATGGCATGCTGAGTTTGATAGTTTTCATCCACCTaaaacttcccccccccccaagatgttgtCCTCTTCTGCAAATGTCAGGCTTTCCTACATTAGATGATACTATTTCCTGGTATGGGTGATACCTTTTTGGCTACATCAAGATAGCATTAATTTGCTATTAAAATATATTAATCAAGTCAATGTCAATTTGTTgcaaatgttaaactttataaAACAAATTATTCCAGCTTTTTCATCAGCTTTTTTCAACTGACAAAATAAGATTTCTCAAAATATTAatctatttttcattttaaaatttcattaatTCTTCATTAATATTCAtgttaaaagaagaaaatatcaggttgttttttaaaaaaaacctaaaatgaataaaacatgtATAGTGGCATCTAACAACATTACCCTCCAAAATTACACTTTCTCTTAATACCAGACCTTTTTAGGGTAAGAGAATTATCTGCCAAATCTGCCACTGTTTGATAAAAATAAGTAGATTGAAAATTTACATAATGATAACAGCGTAATGCAGACATACCATAATTGTTATAAAGCAGTAACTAAACATACATTATAAAGCAGTAACTAAACCTACCTTATACATTCCCACAACTGAATTTTAAATCAATGGAATGGGTTTTAATACAGAGTTGAAAACTAAACAGATTTAAATATTAAGTCATTACAACAATTTGTATTGTGAAGATGCTATGGTTTTTCTACTGCAAAACCAAAAGCTACAGTATAAAGTCCCTTTTTACTGATAAGGGATTTAAGATTGTGACATGGAAATTTGCCCGTCACCTATGGATATCATGAGTTCTGATGTCTGATCTTCAGCTCATTGAATGAAAAATAGCACTACCTACCTAAAATGTTTGACTGCCAGTACAATAAAGCATCTACTTGCCTTCCTTGCTTTCCTTGTAGACTTGAGCACCACAGTAAGAGAGGGCAATGTGAAGAATTTATATCTCATCAGGAGAATGATATCATGCCTCTTCTGAAGTAAAATTCAATAAACATTGCCTCTGACTTGAGTCAAAGGGACAAAGTATTGTTTTTCCTTTGGCACGGTGGTTGGGGGAATGGTATTGAGACAAAGTGTCTATATTGGGACAAAGTCTCTGAGGAATCCTGCATTCCCTGGGTTGAAGTCTCAGAAGTGTGCAAATTCATTTGGCCAAAAGGTATTTTGAATGCAATGGCCCTGATCCATGTAAAGATGGGTTGTTCCCACATTATGGTGAACTCAAGGAAACTTACTTTAACCTTGAAATCTCATTGCTTTCAAAGGGACTTTCACAGCTACTTTTCTCAGGAGGACAATGTCTCTTCAAAGCAATatctgttttaatgtatttttaatcttttgttggaatccgctcagagtggctggggaaaccagccagatgggcggggtataaataaattgttgttgttgttgttgttgttatctttttTCATTATGTTTGTGTAGCATAATGGACTGCAGATAGCAACATAGCAgtcatatcatagaatcatagagttggaagagaccacaagggccatcgagtccaaccccctgccaagcaggaaacaccatcagagcactcctgacatatggttgtcaaatctctgcttaaagacctccaaagaaggagactccaccacactccttggcagcaaattccactgtcgaacagctcttactgtcaggaagtacttcctaatgtttaggtggaatcttctttcttgtagtttggaaccattgcactgtatccgcttctctggagcagcagaaaacaacctttctccctcctctatgtgacatccttttatatatttgaacatggctatcgtatcaccccttaacctcctcttctccaggctaaacatgcccagctcccttagccgttcctcataaggcattgtttccaggcctttgaccattttggttgccctcctctggacacgttccagtttgtcagtgtccttcttgaactgtggtgcccagaactggacacagtactccaggtgaggtctgactagagcagaatacagtggcactattacttcccttgatctagatgctatacgcctattgatgcagcccagaattgcattggcttttttagctgctgcgtcacactgttggctcatgtcaagtttgtggtcaaccaagactcctagatccttttcacatgtactgctctcaagccacgtgtcacccatcttgtatttgtgcctctcgttttttttgcccaagtgcaatactttacatttctccctgttaaaattcatcttgtttgttttggcccagttctctaatctgtcaaggtcgttttgaagtgtgatcctgtcctctggggtgttagccacccctcccagtttggtgtcatctgcaaatttgatcaggatgcccttgagtccatcatccaagttgttgataaagatgttgaataagaccgggcccaagacagaaccctgtggcaccccactagtcactcttctccaggatgaagaggaaccattgatgagcaccctttgggtttggtcagtcagccagttacaaatccactgagtggtagcatagtcaagtccgcattttaccagcttctttacaagaatatcatggggcaccttgtcaaatgccttgctgaaatcaaggtaggctacatccactgcgttcccttcatctaccaggcttgtaattctgtcaaaaaacgagatcaggttagtctgacatgacttatttttcagaaatccatgctgactattggtgatcacagcattcctttctaggtgctcacagactgtttgcttaatgatctgctccagaatcttccctggtattgatgtcagactgactgggcggtaattatttgggtcctctcttttcccctttttgaaaatagggacaacatttgccctcctccagtctgccgggacttcgcctgttctccaggaattctcaaagatgactgccagtggttctcagatcacatctgccagttcttttaattctcttggatgcagttcacctggccctggagacttgaatacatctagactagccaagatGGCAAGTATGCCATCACTGCTAGCAATAAAATGTGAGTGCCCACCACATCATCAGAAATAAGAGTTCTAACATGCAACCAACAAATGCTATTGCCTTGTCCTCTGACAAGAAGACCTGATACATCTTTGGCACAGTGACAGTTGGGCAAAGGACTCCTAAATAAGATAAATTACTGAGGAAGAGTTACATGGGGGTCTGGAGGTGAACATCTGTCCCTTTGGCCAAGAGAACTGCCCCATTCCCTACCAGAGTAATCAAGTAGGTCAGCAGAATTGCCACTAAGAGGGAGATTTGCACTTCAGAAGATCAGGCAGTGAGGTGAGGTAAAAATCTTTTATTTCTGTGATATCGTCTTTCTCCATCTTCCTGCCAGTTAGGTCAACTGGGATACCTAAAATACAGTGGAAACAGAGTAAATTTGTTTAAAGCTTAACTACTTAACAATATATAATTGATTACCTTTCTGACTTTTATTTACATAGAGCATGATTCAGTTTTTGTGTCTCCACACACCCCTCATCCAACCATGGCTACCAGCTTGGCCAGAGGGGActggcagctgagtgggagggaaTTGCCTGACCCTTGTTTGAAACAAGGTCATAAGTACTTTTCACTGTGCAATAATTTAGAATTAATATAGCAAAGCTCTACCATGAGCCACTGTGAAAAGGAAATGCCATCTTATCAACAATCTTAACAATAATCAATTTTGAAATTGGAAATACAAAATTTAGGCCATATTAGGCTTCGAGCAAAAACCTGACCTTTGACTAATTAACAGTCTGTGTCCTTCCTAACTCTCTGTGCAACATTACCAACTAAATGaaatatttgaaaatgaaaaaaggaaggaTTTGCTTATGAAATCTC
The nucleotide sequence above comes from Podarcis raffonei isolate rPodRaf1 chromosome 1, rPodRaf1.pri, whole genome shotgun sequence. Encoded proteins:
- the LOC128402746 gene encoding olfactory receptor 5V1-like, encoding MEKTNITETRDFSFTELSDLPEVRIFLFVAILLIYLITLAGNGAILTAIATDSHLQTPMYFFITNLSFLDVLCPTVTVPKMLQIFMSENKTISFIGCVLQLFFLIYAVGTEVFLLSVMAYDRYVAICSPLHYTNIMTKRRCVQLAAGTLLTGFINSMIHTSLTFTLSFCEPFKINQYYCDIPPLMAASCSSTYLPELVALLVAGILGGGAFLVTLISYVYIISTILRMQSAEGRRKAFSTCGSHLTVVFLFYGTTIATYVRPTYSYSPKQDRIVSMLYGIVTPMLNPMIYSLRNKDVKRALVKAFRLKLF